Proteins from one Triticum aestivum cultivar Chinese Spring chromosome 7A, IWGSC CS RefSeq v2.1, whole genome shotgun sequence genomic window:
- the LOC123146873 gene encoding cytochrome P450 93G2-like has protein sequence MASVGVGVVADSAAPLLVAAVVAVFLVGTLVRRHGGNAKHGRLPPSPVALPLIGHLHLIREPPHRAFHRILARHGPLVYLRLGPSTHCVVVGSADAARDVLKFEGSIPERPQTAVTRQLAYGSSGFAFAPYGPHWRFMKRLCMSELLGPRTIDLLRPVRAAELAGVMGAAAAAAASGEALDVSAQLIRLSNNSMMRMVASALPGDMADLARDCAKQVAELVGAFNLEDYVALFRGWDLQGLSRRTRGVHARFDALLESIIRAKEKEWRDGADGGKTKDLLDILMDAAADPAAEVKLTRDNIKALVLDIFTAGSDTTATTVEWMLAELLTHPDCMQKLRAELDAVVGRSRVVGEPDVAQMPYLQAVLKETLRLRPPAVIAHREAVEPIRVRGYTIPAGTSVFFNIYSIGRDAAWWEHPLEFRPERFMPGGAGEGVDPKGQRPQLMPFGSGRRACPGMGMALLAVPAFLAALVQCFDWEVPAPPLDMEEGEGLVIPRKQPLLLRPTLRLGHLPLP, from the exons ATGGCGTCAGTGGGAGTGGGAGTGGTCGCCGACAGCGCAGCGCCActgctcgtcgccgccgtcgtcgccgtcttCCTGGTCGGCACGCTGGTCAGGAGGCATGGCGGGAATGCCAAGCACGGCCGCCTCCCCCCGAGCCCCGTGGCGCTGCCGCTCATCGGCCACCTCCACCTGATCCGCGAGCCCCCGCACCGCGCGTTCCACCGCATCCTCGCCCGCCACGGCCCGCTCGTCTACCTCCGCCTCGGCCCCTCCACGCACTGCGTCGTCGTCGGCTCCGCCGACGCCGCCCGCGACGTGCTCAAGTTCGAGGGCAGCATCCCGGAGCGGCCGCAGACGGCCGTCACGCGGCAGCTCGCCTACGGCTCCTCCGGCTTCGCCTTCGCGCCCTACGGCCCGCACTGGCGCTTCATGAAGCGCCTCTGCATGTCCGAGCTGCTCGGCCCGCGCACCATCGACCTGCTCCGCCCCGTCCGcgccgccgagctcgccggcgTCATGGGCGCGGCCGCCGCGGCGGCCGCGAGCGGCGAGGCGCTGGACGTGAGCGCGCAGCTCATCCGGCTGTCGAACAACTCCATGATGCGGATGGTCGCCAGCGCGCTGCCTGGCGACATGGCCGACCTGGCCCGCGACTGCGCCAAGCAGGTGGCCGAGCTGGTCGGCGCCTTCAACCTCGAGGACTACGTCGCGCTGTTCCGCGGCTGGGACCTGCAGGGGCTGTCCCGGCGGACCCGCGGCGTGCACGCCCGGTTCGACGCGCTGCTCGAGTCCATCATCCGGGCCAAGGAGAAGGAGTGGCGCGACGGTGCCGACGGGGGCAAGACCAAGGACCTGCTCGACATCCTCATGGACGCCGCCGCGGACCCGGCCGCCGAGGTCAAGCTCACCCGAGACAACATCAAGGCCTTAGTCCTC GACATCTTCACGGCCGGGTCGGacacgacggcgacgaccgtggagTGGATGCTGGCGGAGCTGCTGACGCACCCGGACTGCATGCAGAAGCTGCGGGCGGAGCTGGACGCCGTGGTGGGGAGGTCCCGGGTGGTGGGCGAGCCGGACGTGGCGCAGATGCCGTACCTGCAGGCGGTGCTCAAGGAGACGCTGCGGCTGCGCCCGCCGGCGGTGATCGCGCACCGGGAGGCGGTGGAGCCGATCCGGGTGCGCGGCTACACCATCCCGGCCGGGACGTCCGTCTTCTTCAATATCTACTCCATCGGGCGCGACGCGGCGTGGTGGGAGCACCCGCTGGAGTTCCGGCCGGAGCGGTTCATGCCGGGCGGGGCCGGCGAGGGCGTGGACCCCAAGGGGCAGCGCCCGCAGCTGATGCCGTTCGGGAGCGGGCGGCGCGCGTGCCCCGGCATGGGCATGGCCCTGCTGGCCGTGCCGGCGTTCCTGGCGGCCCTGGTGCAGTGCTTCGACTGGGAGGTGCCCGCCCCGCCGCTGGacatggaggagggggaggggctcgTCATCCCGAGGAAGCAGCCGCTCCTGCTCCGGCCCACGCTGCGCCTCGGCCATCTGCCCCTGCCCTAG